DNA from Diabrotica virgifera virgifera chromosome 10, PGI_DIABVI_V3a:
CATAAAGCTGAGAtcatcttcgtcttgtgcgatcactatttggtcgtcagcaaaacttagggtataAAGGTATTCGCTTCTTACTAGCATGCCCATTTCTTCACACTTTCTTTTACATGGTTTCAGGgttttttccaggaatattttaaacatggAGAAAAGGCTGTGGAGCAGCCCTTGAGTAGTTAGTCCCTTTGTCGTTTTAAATGGACCGCATACTCTAttgcagtggcgtgcggtgacatttTCGGTACAATCGCTTCGTACATTTCGCCCTACAATCGCGGGGAAGagtataaaattattttcttactgGGGTCGAGATCAAAATATATACTATGTGATAAGTATATATGTACCTACTTAATAGGTAAATAATAGGTAtatataatatacctaatattataCTATTTGTTAACTTATATGGATTAAAAACACAAGCTATAAAAAATGACCTGTAAAAcgaagcaagcaagcaagcaatagtGTGTAACCTATCCTGAGAGACTTGCACGCACCTTGAGAAAGACATTCGGGTGGTAAAATTTATTGGGGAGAGGAGGATCGTCACTTCACCCCGCCCCAATGCTCCAGACTATCCACTCCCccccccccgatagcactctgatgcgctttAGGGGCTCTCTAAAACTGTAACGTCTTTAATATTATCCATGCCTCGAGATAAAACCAAATTAAGTTTGTGTGCTAAACAGTGAACAAAAATTGCATGTTTAAACTGTTCCTTTACTTTAGCTTGAAGACCTGCTAACTGACCAGCCATTACTGCAGCACCATCATAGCTCTGAGCGATAAGCTTGGAATTACATTCTAGCTTAGAAATAGTATCACACACAATTTGAAACATAGCCTCTGCAGTCCGATCGCCAGTTATGTTCACGAATTCTAAAAATCTCTCTTGGGAAATACCATCAACCACATATCGCACAACAATGGATAACTGACAAAAATTGGTTACATCTGTTGTTTCATCAAGTGCAATTGAAACAAATGGAGCTTTTTTATCTCATTTTTAATGTGATAAATTACAACGTCAGCCGTACATTTAATTAAGTCGTTTTAGATTCTGtttttattttcctaactagtgcggaaagtaatacttccacgcacgagactgccgttgacccgaacgacgcgatagcggttcgggcaagcagtcgagtgcggggaagacactttccgcatgagttaggaacaatattttttctagtgcCGTaggtttggaaaaaagccacaaaaaatagagaaatcaatttttatttgtccAAATAATTTAAATGATTGTCCAAACTATGTTCAATGCGATATGCCCCGAAtgttttttctttaattgtagcactTAAATGGCACTATGTCGCTTTACACttttgtgaaaattatttaaatctgtAATGCCGACCGAGTTCCAATGTGTTTTTTCGCTTGTATTAAAAAGAATACAGGGCCAACAAAATAATTTTGATACAATTTTGTAGCCAGTTAACCATTCATATTTTTCATAAAGACCCACATGGAAATGTTTGGTAAATTTCTTTGCCGATTTTTCCACTTTTGTCTCCAAATTAATGGGCTCCTTTGACCTACCAGACTTCATAATGTCTACTTTCTCTTGATAACTTCGACTTGAAAAtcctttttttaataaactacacacaatacaaatacaaaaacAGTTGTCTATATTGTTCATAAATCCACAGGACGGTCCACTCGCTCCTTCCATTGCAGAAAAAGATAATAAACGACAGCACaaaatttacaattaaaaaaaacgtcGCCTCGTAACCCTACGAATTTCGACTGACTTAAGTAAATGCTGGCCGTAAGGCGACCAGAGAATCGCTTCCAGGGTAAGAAAATTCGCGCGAACTCAAGATGACTTGAGGGTGCGGTCATTAAACCCTGACCACCCCTGGCCAACATTTGGATGGATCAATTGTGCTGATTTTGAAAAGAGCTTCCGTACAGGCACGGACCCTTAGTATAGGATGCGTTAAATTGTGTGTATATTATTATTCGAGTTCGTTTATGCgatacatttttaatattttcgatCGTATTGCCTACATAATAGATTACTTAGATTAGGGAAAAtttgttgataattaaatattaattaataatatattttcttatatcgaagtatagggaagcggtgcttcccccgcttccatggaccgcacgcctctgctcTATTGACCGTTTTGATAGCTACTCTGTTATTCTTGTCGAGTGCTTTTACTGCTCTTATTAATACTCGTAAAACTTGaatgtcttccattgcttcccataTCTTGGTTCAAGGTGGTATCGAGTCATAGACCTTGAATTGAAGGTCTACAAAAGCCAGATGAACGGGTCTATTCTTGGCCATTcctttttctattagttgttcgaTCGTGTAGGTGTGATCTAAGCATGCTTTTCCGGCTGTGACCCTGCCTGGTCTTCTCTGATTTTCtactgtatatatataaaggAGAACTACGAATTAGTTTACTAAAAAAATGTCTAGATCTTGAAATCCGTATTAACTTCAGAAACCTATACATTCGTTTACCACAACTGCTAAGATGGATTTAAGTCGCTAAATTgtacaattattattaataaaagatcAAAATCTGACAATACTGTAATAGTAAAATAAGTTTATTGGAAAACGTTATAAGATTGAAGCGACCTACGTATTATAGAACCAGCAATACATATGCCTAATACCGAATTGACGTCATGTCGGAAAATTTGGCAACCGTGGATCAAATTCTGTCGGCCATGTATCATTTAGGCTATTCAGCTCGCTTAAACTATAAAGGAATATTTTAGATGATATAACCGACAAAActaattaaaaaatgaatattatttattacatgtttaaaagtagtaaattataattaatttaaacaTACTGTCAATGGATATAACTGTGAGTTGACAGTCAGAGTATATGTCTGTCCAAGGTCTGTCCTATGGTGACAGTGACAGTTTATATAGTTTAAATTGTACATATTTTCATAATTtacttgttttaaaattattttattaaacattGACCAAAAATGGGTGATATGGGACCTGGAGAGTATTTTATTTGCGGGGGTTTTGGTGGAATATGCACTGTTATAGTAGGCCATCCCTTAGATACAATAAAAGTAAGTGTAAACTggaattccattttttttttcactctTATTTACTTTCATTTCTAAAGTTTATAGGTGCGGAGTTGTTCACCTTAATAACTGCAACCTAAGGGATCCAATGATATTAAAGACTTTTTTATgttcatttatataatataatatatgccCCTTTAAAGTCCAAAGTCCAAACTAATTATTACTTATTTATTATACAATAACATTTTATATGTAAGGGCTATATTTCATGATCATACCAAGGAATATAGAGTCATATTTCTTGATCATACCTTGGACATATGGTCCATACCAAATGATTTGCTAGCCTGTGGCCATCCATGCTTCTGTAATATTCTTTCGAGATTGTTGATCAAGCAACAGATTACAACAAACAGTTGAATCCAGCTTTCTGATAGTTACAACTGCAAACTAAACCTGTCCCTAAGCTAGTGGCTATACTGAGTCGTCCTTCTATGCACTATTATATAATGAAAGATAGACAAGCCTTTAGTAGTCTAAAAGTTTATTAGTTTATGGCCACCTTATGTCTTCTTCTTGCGGTGttgtctcctttagtggaggttaacGACTACACtagcaaatctgtctctgtccaatgctgcTATAAACAAAGATTTTAAGTCAAGGACTGTCCAGTCTTTGATATTTTTAAGCTATGAAATCTGGCACCTACCGgtaccccgttttccttcaattttCCCCTGGATGATTAGTTGTGTGAGGTGGTACTGATCATCGGCACCTTATGTCAGTAACTTAAATTAGTCTGAATATCAAATAACTAGGTGATTATGAAAACTTTGAGATATTCGGAGCACAGATCATTGTTTATAGATTACCGATCAATTGGCACAGATTACCAATCATTGGTGCATTGGTAGCTATTAGAAGCATTTCGGGTCATCAAATTTCTTTTCCTTTAACCAGTATTCTAATAAGCCGGTTCAACTGTATATTACTTTGAGCATATATGACCAAACATCTAACtcatttatcttcttttttaaagGTGAGGTTACAGACTATGCCAATACCCCAAGCTGGACAATCACCCTTATATTCAGGAACATGGGACTGCCTACAAAAGACTGTGAGATACGAAGGTGTTAGAGGGTTATACAAGGGAATGGGTGCTCCCTTGATTGGTGTAGCTCCTATCTTTGCCATTTCCTTTATGGGTTATGGTGTAGGAAAGAAAGTTTTCGGTCCATCAGATGGTGGTCGCCTTACATATACAGAAATGGGACTTGCTGGAGCTTTTTCTGGCATTTTCACTACTTTAATTATGGCCCCAGGGGAGAGAATCAAGTGTTTGTTGCAAATTCAACAAGGGGCAAATGCGCCAAAGGTTTATAATGGACCTGTTGATGTAGTTAAGAAACTTTACAAGCAAGGAGGCATGTCCAGTATCTACAGAGGAGCTGGAGCAACATTGCTAAGAGGTAAGTCCTTTAGTCCATATTGAACTTAAAAGTActtgtttaaataaaatattttttacctacttcagtatttttattataaaaataatgttaCAAACTAGATTTAATTGAATTATATCATAATACATCAGGAAGAAAACAATGGGTTACATTACCAAACGAATAACATGAGAAGAGGCTTAAAATTGACCATTTCAGGTTGCTGTATATAGATATGGGTAAATTTTGAGCCTATTCTTTTGCTGTTCATTAATTTACACCTGCCAAGAACACAAATAATTATAAAGTATTAGTTATTTGATGCTgctaacataaaaaaaatatcaaaaattgacGAAATAATAATGATCTATGTATAAAAATTTGTGTAGGATTTTATAACAAGAAAAAATTTCATGCTATTCTGTAGTGTGCACTACACTAAGTATATCCAATTATTCTCTAATTCTTTTGTATTAGTCATTTTTACTTAATGTACATTTTGTATAAATACTttaattaacctttaactacacgcgctggcgtattttgtactccagatataagaattctactgcaaatatatttaaaaatttaatttttgaccttgtttatctctctaacctatcactggaatgtgctttacaatttggttttagtttcgttataatcggcgttctagGAAGATCATAATTTACAGTTTAGTATTTGTTGTTTctggtggtggacaatatacgccacgtttatattaatataagttcatatttcaattgttttttagtcattatggcacaaaatatatttttctttaaaaacatTAGATTATATATCTGTACCGTGGAGGTAAACAGTCGTATATCCACAATGTATACATTTGCAAGAAAGCGCAAAACATACAGACTAGtcaataaactataaaaaaaatttatttccatTACGTCGAATTCAACATTATTGGTGTATTATAATATGTAAATGCAAATCTATTACTGGGTATTAGTATTGTTAAGAAATTATGTACCTTATGTATAATAATGGGACTTTTACCTCCTTTACGACTTTTTACCTCTTTGTCTTTAAACAAATAATATGCACAATAAAAATCGTAAGTGATAACAAAAATAGTATATTCCgtatttaaaaatgcaaaaacCAAATCACAATGTTTGGAACAAAAAAGAACTCTTGTTTTTCATCATCCCgttttaacaccctcaaaataccatttaatataaaaatgaagCTACGATTGTTTACCACTACCGTATACGAAAGCATACTATCTATATACACACGTATTTATG
Protein-coding regions in this window:
- the LOC114335086 gene encoding congested-like trachea protein — protein: MGDMGPGEYFICGGFGGICTVIVGHPLDTIKVRLQTMPIPQAGQSPLYSGTWDCLQKTVRYEGVRGLYKGMGAPLIGVAPIFAISFMGYGVGKKVFGPSDGGRLTYTEMGLAGAFSGIFTTLIMAPGERIKCLLQIQQGANAPKVYNGPVDVVKKLYKQGGMSSIYRGAGATLLRDVPASGMYFLTYEAIKDYVTEYGTKDISILGTILAGGSAGISNWLIGMPADVLKSRLQTAPEGTYKNGIRDVFKQLMKTEGPLALYKGITPVLLRAFPANAACFVGFELCKKFIDFLFPKKKPATEHIA